A genomic region of Sarcophilus harrisii chromosome 6, mSarHar1.11, whole genome shotgun sequence contains the following coding sequences:
- the LOC100928845 gene encoding vomeronasal type-2 receptor 116-like, with protein MKISHLLDKSDDGRSHTGALFFVVRDKNVGAPQISYGPFDPLLNDKVQYPYVYQLGSKESTLHLAFIQLMLHFEWTWVGLLLSANTKGETFFIDLKEEMAKNGLCVAIKERVPQNIGIKDSFYLLSRVIASSSNVIFIYGDSDSLQELSIVLNTYIPYGKLLVTTSSWDFSIDINFERFPIFHGTILFSHAQKEIPGFTDFVRNMNPVMNPEDIFLKAFWESVFNCRFSDKKDGQMFYPLCPGDFSFRDISFMKIDMVLMELIPNVYNAVYLVAHALHQMIHSEAKEASDLARNSNFFWKLHHFLKYINCATNDSDESCWNGTKPVAEAYDILNYKSFPDQVETLVKVGEVYPLAQRFTIKEEDIDWPEDFPQTPTSMCSVKCGPGFKKTSLKNQPICCFDCTPCPEEKISNQTDTEECLQCPEDQYPTKERDRCLPRTVTFLAYKEPLGMTLACVAVCFSLLTVLVLGIFVKHRDTPIVKANNHSLSYTLLVSLSLCFLCSLLFIGHPTTATCLLRQTTFAVVFTVAVSSILAKTITVVLAFRTTKPGSRLRRWLGSTASYSLIFACSLIQMCLCGIWLGTSPPFLEMDVHSEPGSIIIQCNEGSLLIFYCVLGYMALLALASFTVAFLARNLPDTFNEAKFLTFSMLVFCSVWISFLPSYQSSKGRATVALEVFAILTSSAGILTCIFAPKCFVILLRAEQNTLQILKRKATF; from the exons ATGAAAATTTCTCATCTTCTGGACAAATCTGATGATGGAAGGTCTCACACAGGTgcgttattttttgttgttagaGATAAAAATGTGGGTGCTCCTCAG attagCTATGGCCCATTTGATCCTCTCCTGAATGATAAGGTTCAGTATCCATATGTCTATCAGCTGGGCAGCAAGGAATCTACTCTTCACCTGGCATTCATCCAATTGATGCTGCATTTTGAGTGGACTTGGGTGGGACTGCTCCTTTCGGCTAACACAAAAGGGGAAACGTTCTTCATTGATCTGAAAGAAGAGATGGCCAAGAATGGGCTCTGTGTGGCTATTAAGGAAAGAGTTCCTCAAAATATTGGaataaaagatagtttttatcTCCTTTCTAGGGTCATTGCATCATCATCAAATGTGATTTTCATCTATGGAGATTCTGATTCCCTTCAAGAACTTTCTATTGTATTGAACACGTATATACCTTATGGAAAGCTGTTGGTTACCACATCTTCTTGGGATTTTTCTATCGATATTAATTTTGAACGGTTTCCCATTTTTCATGGTACAATACTATTTTCTCATGCCCAGAAGGAAATTCCAGGTTTCACAGATTTTGTAAGAAACATGAATCCTGTCATGAATCCTGAGGACATTTTCCTAAAAGCCTTCTGGGAATCTGTCTTCAATTGtagattttcagataaaaaagatGGACAAATGTTCTATCCTTTGTGTCCAGGAGATTTTTCCTTTAGAGATATTTCCTTTATGAAAATTGACATGGTCCTTATGGAACTGATTCCTAATGTTTACAATGCAGTGTATTTAGTTGCCCATGCTCTCCATCAAATGATCCATTCTGAGGCAAAAGAGGCATCAGACCTGGCaagaaactcaaattttttttggaag CTCCACCACTTTCTGAAATATATCAATTGTGCCACTAATGACAGTGATGAGTCATGTTGGAACGGAACAAAGCCAGTTGCTGAGGCTTATGATATCCTAAATTATAAATCCTTCCCTGATCAGGTAGAGACGCTAGTCAAAGTGGGTGAAGTGTATCCTCTTGCTCAGAGATTCACCATTAAGGAAGAAGACATAGATTGGCCAGAAGATTTCCCTCAG ACTCCAACTTCCATGTGCAGTGTGAAATGTGGCCCTGGATTCAAGAAAACATCTCTTAAAAACCAACCCATCTGCTGCTTTGATTGCACCCCGTGTCCTGAAGAGAAGATTTCCAACCAGACTG ATACAGAGGAGTGCCTGCAGTGCCCTGAAGATCAGTATCCTACTAAGGAAAGAGATCGTTGCCTCCCCAGGACTGTGACCTTCCTGGCCTACAAGGAACCTCTGGGAATGACTCTGGCCTGTGTTGCCGTCTGCTTCTCCCTTCTCACTGTGCTGGTCCTGGGTATCTTTGTGAAGCACAGGGACACCCCCATAGTCAAAGCCAATAACCACAGTCTCAGCTACACTCTGCTGGTCTCCCTCAGCCTCTGCTTCCTCTGTTCTTTGCTCTTCATTGGCCATCCTACCACAGCCACCTGCCTGTTGCGCCAAACCACATTCGCAGTTGTCTTCACAGTGGCCGTTTCCTCTATTTTGGCTAAAACCATCACAGTGGTTCTGGCCTTCAGGACAACCAAACCAGGGAGCAGGCTCCGCAGGTGGCTGGGATCCACAGCATCTTACTCCCTCATTTTTGCCTGCAGCCTCATCCAAATGTGTCTCTGTGGCATCTGGCTTGGGACATCCCCCCCGTTCCTGGAGATGGACGTCCACTCTGAGCCTGGCTCCATTATCATCCAGTGCAATGAGGGTTCCCTCCTCATCTTCTACTGTGTCCTGGGCTACATGGCCTTGCTGGCCTTGGCGAGCTTCACTGTGGCTTTCCTGGCCAGGAACCTGCCGGACACTTTCAATGAAGCCAAGTTCCTGACCTTCAGCATGCTTGTGTTCTGCAGCGTCTGGATCTCCTTCCTGCCCTCGTACCAGAGTTCCAAGGGCAGGGCCACTGTGGCCTTGGAAGTCTTTGCCATCTTGACCTCCAGTGCCGGGATTCTCACTTGCATATTTGCTCCCAAGTGCTTTGTGATCCTTCTAAGAGCTGAACAAAATACTCTGCAGATACTTAAAAGGAAAGCTACTTTCTGA